The Oncorhynchus clarkii lewisi isolate Uvic-CL-2024 chromosome 12, UVic_Ocla_1.0, whole genome shotgun sequence genome segment TAAaaaggcattttaacgtcattgGTTAAGCCGGTGGTAACAAGTGATTGTTAAATACATTCtaactatttggttttaatatcACCACCTCTTGAAGAGCATAGTCAGAACTACAAATTCCCGATTATTCCATGCAAAACAATTGCGCACatttagctctatcatcagaATTATACAGCAAGTGACTGTATGCTTTTCATAAGCAGTAATAGTATGTTGGAGCCGGGGTCAAAATTAAACTGTGGTTCTGGTGTTATACTATGTATTTCATGTTATAGAGAAGCTTCTCAGAAACACAGAACACTTTATTTCATGAGGATATGATTGACTATCGCTGAGATCTTATTTTCAAGTGATCAAGTCGCGGACTGGTCAATCTTAATCCCTAGTCAACTGTCTGGATTCTTCATTTCAACATGTTTTGTCCAAAGATAGGGTGGTCATGCAATTTTCAGGGCTGTTGTAAAATAGAGTTGATTCAAATAAAAGTCAAATGTATGAAAATAAACCGCACTATTATGCAAATGTGTCACTTAATATGCAAACGAGGCAGTACTGAATATGCAAACGAGGCAGTACTGACAGTAATTTAAGATAAATCATTATTAAATGTTCATGCTTTATACAAAACTGAGTTTGTAACAATTTTAAACATTTGATAAAATTAAAATGCATCTCTTTTTTTTGCCTTTGCGTGCCTCCGCAATTGCGTAACACTATCTATACGGtgcctccgaccacattttcggatcaagcataaattgtctCCTATAGGCTGACCAGACCGCTCGCGTCGCATGTATGAgcattgcaaaatacatttagaaatctatgttattccattattgcacccacactgctcgcacgcgTCAACaagcatctgcgttgccaagtgctaaaatagaactcctttctatttctgacgcagatcgcgctgcaagtcctgcctctcccgtcTCCTCATTGGTtgatagaagcaggtacccacatgccatctcctcattggttatacccacgtgggtgattgaaagacaaactgtgTTGCCgtagtaatactatgaaagtttagatgccaatcaccatataagttcaaagatgaaaaagcctggaaggaggagagatgactagaaacgatttggttgaccgttttatgtgtggattaattatcggagtagaggaccttgtgcatttcaggtaaaataacaactcaatgtttatatcccaggacaaattagctagcaacagcaagctagctaaataggacaaattagctaacaagtgcaagctaactagctaaattaccataaatgtttaatgcttttcgacctgttcccaaattaatgtaacgtgtcgtgatcgcgtttggtgtagggggacaaaatacatttatgtacgatggcgcacgatggcgcacacgCGGTTTGGGTTTCGTGTTAGGCTCCTTGTCCAATATTGGGCTAACAGTTAGATAGCTAAGTTAGCTGTTATGTAATtaattaactagctagctgactAAATATAAAGTTGGTATGATACAATGGATAATGTGACATAAGAGTAATTGGGAATTTGACCTTACCATGCAGTGAGATTACTCAACTGCAGTCagaaaacaacctgtttgctAACGAGTTAATGTAGCAAAACTAGCCAACCTAGCCAACTACCGCTATCTAACGGTATTACGTACACATTTTGCATAATAGCGCATTCAAACGGGGCTGcaatgaaaactaatgggactgtagcgactgtgttagCATCAAAATCTGGGGTGTTAGCAACGTtgctattcaagcgttgattgacatggtaatggacCTATAGTATTCAAGAAAAGACAAAAAAACGGACCCCTCTTATGCTATATGTTGCATCATGGGGTGtcaataaaatctttgaaattcttgcgttttatatttttttgtatgataattatttattttgacccctttttctccccaatttcgtggtatccaattggtcgttagtcttgtcccatcgctgcaactcccgtacggactcgggagaggcgaaggtcgagggcagtgcgtcctccgaaacacaacccagtcaagccgcactgcttcttgacataaCGCTGGCTTAACCCAGAAGCTagccgcaccaatatgtcggaggaaacaccatacacctagtGACGGTGTCAGCATGCATTGCGCCTGGcatgccacaggagtcgctagtgcgagatgggacaagaacatccctaccggccgacgctgggccaattgtgcaccgccccataggtctcccggttgtggccggctgcgacagagccagaaccagaatctctagtggcacagctagcactaccatgcagtgccttagaccactgcgccactcaggagaaaTGCGTATTTTTGTTGAGTGTATATTTGAACCTCTTCTTATATGCACATAGGAAAGATCAATGTTATTCATTTCTACACAACACAATAGTCGTAGTCACCAACTCAGATCTGGCCACTCTGTTACCAATGTTACATCATTGATCCTGCCACCTTTCTTTAAATTTACACCTTTCATTTGCATTGTCTACTAAAGTATGTCTTTCAGGTGTTTTGCTAGCTTCATGCTTAATAAACACTGTTTTATAGATCTTGTTCTATTTCTTTTATGATATGCATCCATATTATACCAATAGAAAATAACCAGCATTTGGCTCTGAGTCAAAAAACATCTTTGTAAAACTACCAATATTTTCCCCAATTTACTACCTCTATTTTctaaatgaggaaaaataaatcCCCCAAACCATATGCACAGCACATTATTACAGGACCAGAAGAATTCAAATAGAATTCTACAGGCACAATCGTCATATACAGTTATCAAGATTTGAACAAAGTAGGGAGTAGTGCTTTGGTTTGCTGACGACATGAGTCAATGTAACTGGTGATGATAGGGGTGCTCATCTCTGCATGGGAGTGTCATTCAAACTTCTTGAGGTGGTTGTAGAGGGACTGGACGTAGGTGAAAATACACATAGGGTCTGGTCTGCTACCCATCACCATCATATCCTCCACCTCTATGAGACGCACACAGTCGGCTtgctccctgagagagagagcaggagagaataAATAAGGTTTCCAATAGATCTATATTATGATACCGCAATTCAGAGCAGTACCAGgatcacacgcgcacacacacacacttactctgcTGTGGTGAAGGCCACTTCAAAGTTGTGTTTGCGATTGGCAgggttcagtgtgttgtagtcaAACACCAGGGGGAAAAAGGAGTGGACCAGGGCAGCGAATGCCATCCCATCACACCAGCTGGACGAGAAGTTGTGGATGTCTATGTTCTGGTTGAGGAGAGAATGGTAGGAGCCAAATGCAGTGTTACTTCCATGGAAAAACTGTTAAAAACGTGCGTATTCCTATACATTGACTAACTAAGGGCAAAATTTGATGCAAATCCTCTATTAACATAAATGCATGATTAACACACATGGTCCAGTTACGAACAAAAGTGAATGGTACCAGAATATGGAGCCTCCTATGGTGTCTAAAGTCCTGGCAAGGACTGGGATGGACTAATCGCTGGAAACCAGAACCAAATCTCACGTTTGCTAACTAACATTTATACCACATTGTGAACAGTCCGTCACGAGGGACTAAGGCCGGACTCACCTGGTAGCCAATGGTTTTGGAGCGGCACCATTCTAGGAGCATTGCCTTGATGTTGCTAGCGCTGTTGAAACTCTGAGAGTGCTGCAGTTTGGTCTTTGATCCTGCAGCCTTGGACCTGCAGAGTGGAACATAGAGGTGTTCAGTTGTTTGTggctgtgtagctcagttggtgagAACATAGTACCAGCAACATCAAGGTCATGGGTTCATCTAtgcacctgttgtgctgtaagtcGCTTAGTTTGCGTTGTTTGCTAAGGGGCATATAAACAggacccaacagtctgacatATCACACAATAACTATGTTACTATCCAACtagtgacagattttcatgcaaatattctaaaatccgcatATAGAATTTTCCTGCGAATATTCTAAAAATCTGCATGAAGAAAATATGCAAATTTTCCCATCAGATTTGTTgtggatgacgtagtgcacacaaaatgtactttttcccTTTAGTTTTCATTTACCAAATAGAAATCTAAATTTCAATGCGTTTCCATCTCATTTTCTTACTCTACAGATagttatgtaaaaaaaaacttttgcatTAAATAGCGAATGTGCCCACTCTAGTCTTGGcgcgtgcgctctagccaacagctcacagatacagtgcgggtaggctagtctacatgatgagattattatggataagagcattgtcaaatggcagtcaagcatcgatcatcaggtcaccagaataagaccctcggtatttattggaaaggagcatcaagctcatcactgtgcactttcaccaccctgtgaagttcataactaAATtgaatctgtagcctaataaactgcatcatttcccaagtcatagtgggaggaccacacaccatatcattatgcagtttattaggcGTGATACAAatttactttgatatgatggttacTGTATCAATATTTGCTCATAAAGGAGTTCCCACCTCCGTTTCTCACATAATTAATTTTGCCGACACAAaatgatcccaccatgtcgaacaaacAAATTATCTGTTGGCATTAataaaattgtaccgaaactTCCTGTAACgtttttcttccgttgaaggagaggaggaccaaaatacagcgtggttagagttcaacatgtttaatcaagaccatacacgagaacactacaaaatacaaaacaataaatgtgaaaaccgaaacagtcctatctggtgcaaagacacaaagacagaagacaaccacccacaaaatacccaaagaacatggctgcctaaatatggttcccaatcagagacaacgatagacagctgcctctaattgagaaccaatctaggcaaccatagacatacaaactacctagaaaggacacaccccataaacatacaaaaaaccctagactagacaaacacataaatcccccatgtcacaccctgacctaaccaaaataataaagaaaacaaagataactaaggccagggcgtgacacttcctgtttccatcacagctgtcttGATTTCTTTTTTATATATGGTatgactttactcacataaaaactgtggatgcaAACATGGTTAATGACAGTGATAATATACACGGAGTAAAGGGTTGGGGAACATATAACTTGGCTTTAACAATTATCCAATAGGAAGTAATAGTTAGCTAAGGTGGGCAAGAGAGACAATGGGTGATGTCAGGGTGACTGACTGTGCCTACCGTACCTGCCACACTCGTAGGCCAAACCTTCAAACAGAGACCGTTTGCCCTGCATCCCGAGGTTGCGAGGCAGCGTTTGTGACCTCTGCAGCTTCCGCTCCCCACCACCCCCAAACTTGTCCAGACCACCAAGTCTGTCCAGAGTGCCAAACTTGTTCGGACCGCCAAAACTTTCCAGACTGCCAAACTTGTCCAGGCTCCTATAGATTATGTAACAATTTAAATAATTGCGCTTTTATAGTATGTAATAGTATGTTTCTAGTATGTTAAAGACTGACCTGTCTGTGCCAGGGGGAGGCACTTTTCTGGGTGGTAGGAGTTTTTCTGAGAGCGAGAAACAGACAGacggaggggggtgggggagagagagaggacaatgcTAACCTGACAACGAAGAAAAGACTAGGAGAGGCAAAGGCAAAACACACAATGAAGACCAGAAGACTACTATGCTGTACCTAGAGACCAGTTCCTACTTTTACCTGTGGTTGCTGTGAAGCTCATGCTACGGGTAAGACTCGGGCTCGCTGCCTTAACTGCATGTACTACTGTAAAAGAAGGAAGGGAAAGAAACTGACATAGAACTGGAGGTCAGACAAAGAAATGGGAAAGAACAATGTCAGAGACGGGAAAGTTGAAAGATACTGTAGCAGTGAGAGAGGAGTCCTTGTGTCCCTGTGGTACTCACCACGTTCACTACGTTTGAAAGGAAATTCTCCTGATGCTTTGGGTTTGGTCTCCTCAAATACTGATTGTCTAGGTGTTTTGGGTGCAGGGGCAGGAGATGGAGGGACTGCAGGAGACTGAGATTGGGCAGCAGAAGACTGACTTGGGGCAGCAGAAGACTGACTTGGGGCTGCAGAAGACCTGGTTGGGGCTGCAGGAGACTGAGTTGGGGCTGATGCAGTTGGTACCCCGGGGCTAGTTCTGCTCATGGCACTGACAGAGGCATAGGGCGGGGCCAGAGATACAGGGGTGGGGTGCTCTTGCTGAGCTGCATGACTGCTGACTGGTGACCTCACTTCCTGATGTTGTCCAGGCAAAGTCTCTGCTTTGGTGAGAATAGACAGAAGAGGAGAAAAGGTTAGCTGGTAGGGTTTAGCTAGAATGCAACATTTGGCTTGGGACTAGAGGGTGACATCAGGTCAGATGGACCATgtcaaccagacctgggttcaaacagtATTCCTTTTCTTTCAAATGCTTTATCTGtgctatttgaaattggacaggTATCAAAGAGTGTGGCTGACAGAAACATACAATATATAAAATGTTACACAATCTCGGGCCTACTGCAAGCAAAATGATTATGTATCTGATCCTTGTAATAGGCCTGGAGGGGTAAATGTACGTATTTGCACAGGGTATCTCTCTTTAATGCTGGTGCTGAAACAACCAAGACAAGTCCACAAAGTCAGCCATGGATATGTTACTTAATTCAACTTTAGATTCTTCAGAGCACATCTTAAAGAGATAATTTGTTCACAATTGAATACAAAATTACCCAGAAGGGCTGCATACAAGTTAAggaaacaaaaatgtaatttgGGTGAAAGAATAGAGAGCTGAGTCCGGTCCATGTTC includes the following:
- the LOC139422474 gene encoding smoothelin-like protein 2, translating into MLAAGDKVCDKTVCEALGHFEATLAAAVREVHVDVSAFKRGVERRVDEACRAQRPLAEALQRLTQENLQLRSQLEVLACLMEGLTGRVVDRSALEERASRGWIPMTSSQGTVNISQGSPSITVPSGLSESGSSGLGSDASSSTSASLSSREPMGGDTSMSNGHKVVEQMEEKNVAAVLENGHDKEQKSAGHSLVDVTSPKAKSDYLYKSEGSSFGNPHLPCTAMTKTDSPTSPKPPALSPALAQKCPASTPKSPTYPIADVTTPKTALDVLFSPAETLPGQHQEVRSPVSSHAAQQEHPTPVSLAPPYASVSAMSRTSPGVPTASAPTQSPAAPTRSSAAPSQSSAAPSQSSAAQSQSPAVPPSPAPAPKTPRQSVFEETKPKASGEFPFKRSERVVHAVKAASPSLTRSMSFTATTEKLLPPRKVPPPGTDRSLDKFGSLESFGGPNKFGTLDRLGGLDKFGGGGERKLQRSQTLPRNLGMQGKRSLFEGLAYECGRSKAAGSKTKLQHSQSFNSASNIKAMLLEWCRSKTIGYQNIDIHNFSSSWCDGMAFAALVHSFFPLVFDYNTLNPANRKHNFEVAFTTAEEQADCVRLIEVEDMMVMGSRPDPMCIFTYVQSLYNHLKKFE